GAGGGAATTCCAGACGGCTTGATTCCTCGGATTACTCCTGAGGAACTCGAAAAGCGAGGTCGGTTTGAGCTGGTCACGGTGATGTTTCCATTGGGAGATCACGATCCCCAGGCGGTCAAGACAGAAATCACGCCACTGCTTGGCCCGTTCGGCAAGAGTGTCCTGCTGGCGCAGACCAAACAACTGCTCGTGACTGATACGGCCGGAATCGTTCGAGCCATCAGCAACGTGATCGCATCAATGCCCGGAAACGCGAAACCAAACCCACAACCCGAGCCTGTCCTGGGCGTCTATCCGATGCTCGACGTCGACGCGAAAACGGCCGAGGAAGTCCTGATCAAAATGTTTCCGGGAGCCAAGATCGCGGCCGACGTAAAGGCCGAGCAGATCAATGCCTATGCATCCCCCAAAGATCAGGCCGCGATCAAGGCGACCATCGAGCAGATGCAGGCTCAGAACCCGCCAGAGAAGAAACCACGCCTCGAAGTCTATCCAGTTCGTGACCAAGACACGGCGCAACTGATGTCGAATCTGGCACTGGTGGCCCCCACCGCACGAATTAGCTTCGATGTCCGCGAACGTCAGATCGTTGCCTTTGCGACCCCCAAAGACCAGGTGAACTTGAAAGCGGCCATCGAGAAGCTCGCGACGCCCGGTGCGGTCGAGAAGATGCGGCAGATGGAAGTTTATCGTTTGACCCGTGCGGAACCGTCCGCGGCAATGGCGCTGCTGCAAAGCCTGCTGCCGCAGGCCAAATTCTCGCTCGATTCTCAAACCCGTCGAATCGTGGCGGTCGCAACTCCCGACGACCACAAGGCGATTCAAGGTATTCTCGATCAACTCCAGTCGATGGAACCCGGACCCGATACGCAGTCGGTCCAGTTTTATCCGCTCGATCATCCTCTGCCGCCCTCATCGCTGGCCGTGCTGACGACTCTGGCTCCCAAAGCGCAGATCACGTCCAACCTCGAGGCCAAACAACTGCAAGTTCTCGCAAGCCCCGCCGATCAGGCACTCATCAAAAAGACGCTCGAGGATCTCTTAAAAGGTGTACCGCCACAAGAAAAGCGGCAGATGACCATTTATCCCGCAACACAAGCGCAGCGAACTCGTTTCAACAGCATCCTGCCTAGCTTGATGATCGAATTCCCGGATATTCGCGCCGTTGTGGAAACCGAACGGAATGAAATTGCGATTTGGGCGAAGCCAGCGCAACATGAGTTATTGAAACCAATCCTCGATTCGCTGACGGCAGAAGGATTAGATGGCAAAAAATTGCAATTGGTCTCGCATGCCCTGCGATCGGCAGACCTGACGGCGACCATGACCATCTTGAAGACCGTCGCACCGGACGCAAAGGTGTCGTTCGATACGGCGAATCGTATGCTGATTGCAATCGCCTCTGCGGATGACCATCAGTCGATCAAAGACGCCATCGAGAAGCTGCAGCCAGGGGATTTGGGTACCGACGCACCGGTCCTGCGATTCTATCCGCTCGCGCAACCCGTTCCTCCGACGGCATTGGCGTTGTTCACAAAGCTGACACCGAAAGCGACGGTGACACTCGACCCGGAAGGCAAATGGCTGCAAGTGATCGCGACGGCCGCCGATCACGTACTGATGAAATCGACACTGGACGAATTGGTGAAAGACCTGCCCGTGCAAGAGAAGCGGGAAATGACGATCTACCCCGCGACTCAAGCGCAGAAGACGCGCTTCACCAGCATCCTGCCCTCGCTCGCAACCGATTTCCCGGACATTCGTTCCATCGTCGAAATTGATCGCAACGAAATTGCGATCTGGGCCAAGCCCGCGCAACACGAAAAGTTGAAACGACTCATCGATTCGCTGGCAGCAGAAGGAATGGAAATCCAGAAAACGGAATTGGTTTCCCACCCCTTGCGATCTGCGGACCTGACGGCGGCGATGACGATCCTGAAGACCGTCGCTCCCAATGCCAAAGTATCATTCGACACGCAGAACCGCCTGCTTGTCGCCGTCGCGACGCCAGAAGACCATCAGGCAATCAAGAATGCCATTGAGAAGCTGCAACCGGGAGACTTGGGCCCCGACGCACCCATTCTGCACTTTTACCCCCTGGCGCATCCGCTTCCACCAACCGCACTGACTGTGTTCACGAAGCTGACGCCGAAAGCGACAGTCACGCTTGATCCGGACGGCAAATGGTTGCAAGTGGTCGCCACGAGCACCGACCATGCGTTGATCAAAAGTAACCTGGACCAACAATTCAAAGACTTGCCCGCGGACACACCGGTCCTTCGTTTCTATCCGCTGGAACGACAACTGCCGGCGAGTGTGTTGACCGTCTTCACGCGGCTGGCCCCTAAAGCGAGCGTCACACCTGACCCCGATGGCAAGTGGTTGCAAGTCGTCGCATCGGCCGCCGATCACGCACTCATCAAACGCAACCTCGACGAGCAATTCAAAGAACTGCCCGCACTCGAGAAACGCAAAATGGTGATCTATCCCGTCAGCGCTGCGCAGCGAGCCCGCTTCCTGGCGGCTCTCACGACCCTGACGACAGATCTTCCAGACATTCGCGTCGTACCGGACTCTGGCGCAAACGAACTTTCCATCTGGGCTAAGCCTGCTCAGCACCTTGTCATCAGCGACATTCTCGAGGAATTGAAACGCGAGGCCCCCGCGGCCGAACGGAATCAGTTGATTTCTTATCCATTGAAGTTCGCCGACCCAACTACGACGTCGGCCGTGCTTCAAACGCTGTTTCCCGGCGTCAAAATCAATGTCGACACCTCAACGAACCGCGTGTTGATCTGGACACGTCCCGCCGATCATCAGGCGATCAAGCAGGCGCTTGACGAGCTTGACGGAGAGAATCTGAGTGAAAGCAAAGATCGCGTTCAGGTGTATCCCATACCCGAAATCGATCCCGAAGTGGCTGCGGCCTTCCTGCAATCCGTTCTTCCCAAAGTTCGGCTGATGAAGGATGCCAAAGCCCGAACAATCGTGGCCTGGGGAAAGAAAGCGGATCATGAACTGATTGCGAAAACCATCACCACGATGCGTGCGACGGCCAATGGTGACCAGAAGCAGCGTTTGAAGATTTATCCAGCCGGGAAAATCAACGCGGCGAATATGATCGAAGTTCTGCGCGTCACATTCCCAAATGCGAAGCTGGCCGTCGACGCGCGCACCGGTGGACTCGCCGCACTTGGCACCCCAGCGGAACAAGAGGAAATCGAATCCGCCATCAGTCAAATGGTGGCCCAGGCCATCGGCGAAACCGGAAAGTTCGTGACCTATCGACTGTTCAAGACCGAGCGAAAAGTTGCCATCCAGATCCTGACCCAAGCCGTACCCGAAGCGAAAATCTCCTCCGGCGAGGATCCCACTCAATTGATGGCGTGGGCGCGCCCCGATGACCATGTGACGATCGAACGAATTATCACGCAGTTGGAGTCGGAATCGGCGCCCAACAAGAACTTCGAACTCAAAATCTATTCCGTCAAGTCTGGGAACGCCACGCTGTTGCAGCCACTCATCGGTCGCGCCATTCCGAAAGCGATGGTCAATCCGAGTTCCGAACCCAACCGCATGATTATCTGGGCGCTGCCCACCGACCACGCGCTCATTGAGCAGATTGTGAAACAGTTCGACTCCGAACATGCTCCCGATCACAAGATCGAGTTTTATGATGTTCACAACCTCGATGCAGATGCCGCGCTGCGGCTGGTTCAAACGCTATTGCAGAAACAAGGCACCGGGTCGACGGTTTCATTGATTCCGGGAACCAACCAGCTGTTCGTCGAAGCACGTCCCATTCAACATGATCAGATCCGAACGGCACTCATGGGATTGAAGCCGGTCCCCGAATTGGAATTCGAAACATTCCAACTCGAGACGATTGATCCGTTCGCGGCAGAAACGATCGTCCGCCGGATGTTCTCGAATTCGCGGACAGGCCCTGCGCCGGTCGTCGACTCCGATGCGACGTCGCAGCGGCTGTATGTCCGCGGAACTCAGGAGCAGGTTGCTCGCGTTCGGGAATTGCTCGACAAGATGGGCGAGCACGGCAGTTCGACTCCCGGCAACACGACCAATCGGCGCGTACGCGTGATCCCTTTCACGGGCGATGCCGCTGCGGCGGTTTCCGAGATTCAGCAAATCTGGCCAAAACTCCGTTCGAATCCACTTCGCGTTGCGCCCTCCCCCGTCAAATCCAAACTGCTGAGCCCGCGTAGTCAGACCGAACCCGATTCGAATGCTCTTCCGTCATCCGATGAACCAAAATCGTTGAATCAACCGAAGAACCCCGCGCCCGCGGCGCCTACCCCAAACCAGGACAACACCGAGGTCCATCCGCAACGCGGTCGTAAATTGAACGCGGTGTCGCCTAAAGGGAAGAACTTTTCAAATACGGTCGGCAACCGTGATTCCAAGCCCCAAGAGCCAGCGCACAGTTCGGTGCCCGAAATGAAACTAGTCTCGTTGAAACAGGACGCGGATGCACCGCCGCAAGACAATACGGATGCGGCACCACCGATTGTGATCATGCCACGCGATGGCACGATCACCGTTTTTTCGGACGATGTCGAAGCGTTGGAGCAATTGGAAAAGCTCTTGCGTGCATTGTCGCAACCGACCGAGATCGGAGGACGTGGATTCGCCGTCTATGCGTTGAAATACGCCGGGGCCACGTCAATCGCCGAAACGATTCAGAAATCTCTGCGTCTACAGGCTGGCGGTGGTGGTGGCGGAAGCCGGACGTCCGCACCGACGGTCGTCGCCGACGAACGATTGAATGCGATCGTAGTGCATGCGAACCGCGCGGATCGCGCTGCGATTGAAAGCCTGATCGAGACATTGGACTCGTCGGAAATCTCCAACTCGTTCGCCGCGAACCGTCCTCGAAGAATCGCGCTCAAACATGGATCTGCGACACAAATCCAGCGTGTGCTGCAACAGGTCTACAAAACACAGCTCAGCACGGGGGGTGGTCGAAAAGAACTTCCAATCCCTGCCGGATTGCCACCACAGATCGCCGCGACGCTGCAGCAGATGAATGCATTGAACACTGGACCACTGCTTAGCCTGAGCGTCGATGAAGTGACCAACTCGATCGTCGTCATGGCCCCCGCAGCGCTCGCCGAGCAGGTCACCACGATGATTGAAGAACTCGATCAAGCTGCCCTCAGCGAAAACGCTCAGGGAATGAACATGATCTCAACACAACGCATGAGCTCTCAACGGGCGCAAAAGGTACTCAACCAGATTCTCGAGAAGTCACGCCAACGTCGTCCCTGATCAATCTGGTGGAGAGCATTCCAACTGGATTGACGCATCTGAAATGACACGTTAACCACCTCACCGCCTGCAGGTGAGACGTGTGAAATGGTCTGAACCGAAAAATCTCGTTCCTCGTCAGGGCGTGGTCGAGGCTTTTCGACGACTTCGACTCGGCTTTGCCTGAGTCTGACCGCCATCGTTTGAACTTCCTTCATTTGCTGAGTCGGCCACTTTCTTGGCCGGCTTTGCAGCGGGTTTTCCCACGCACTCCTTGGCGGTCATGACACCGTCACCGTTGGCATCGAGCTTCGCGAAATCGACGAGTTCCTGCGAGTTTGATGTGGGAGAATATTCACTGACAGTCAATTGTCCATCACCATCCAGATCTTTGGCGATAAACCATTCCGGCAGCCCAGCGGGCAGGCGGTTACTCGGCACAAAGAACTTGGAATCCCTTCGTCGATCGCCGTTCGCCAAGGGCGTTGTGGTGGTCGAAGCAGCAGACGACGCAAGTTCGTCAGCGGGATTGGAAGTGGCGTCCGGCTTGGACAACGGGGAGTTTGTCGTCGTGACCACCTGCTCTGTCGCGGGCTCGGGTTCGAACGGAACACCGAGACGTTTGCGTCGTCCATAGTCCGCAACCCAATTGTTCAATTCATCCAGACTGATGTTGCCATCCCGATTGATATCGATGAATTCGGGATGGCCATGCATCGCCATCCATTCGTCTTTTTGCAAAATCCCGTCGCGATTCAGGTCATACTTCTCAAGCAACCGTTCCGCGTACCGGACCACTTTGGTCGGAGCGGATGGCACGCTTGCCTGCTTCTTCATCGAATTTCGCGGCGCGATCCCCTCGGGCGCCGGCCCACGCACTTCGACTTGGCCATCGGCGCCGATCGAACTGCGGACTGTAATCACCAGCCAAACCGCGACCACGGTCAGGAGATGGCGTACCTGCGCGCAAGACCATCGGCCGATTGTCGTCTGAATCACACCCATCACACCACTCGCAAACAAGTAAGCAAAAATCGATGAAAGACGGCTCGCCCAGATTATACGAATCATTCAGGTTTTCGGAGAGACGAATGTGCCGATTGCGCGGAGGCGAACTAGGGTGTTTCGGCAAGAACGACCGAATTGACCGATGGAATCGACAGAACATTCCCCTCGAAAAAAACGTCGGACGCCGACTGGCTGTCTAGTCGATATCAGAAAGGACTTGCGACAGCATCGCGCATAGATATCGGCATTGTAAGTGATTCGTGAGCAATGGGTTGCCAGCCGCGTAAATCTAGAAAGAGCCTTGAAAAACAGCGAAAAAAACGAGCTGAAAACCTCGGGATTCTCGTATCGCAGTGTGGATTTGGCGCTTGACTGGGCGTTAAGCTTTCCCTAAATTAAACCGATACCTAAACGAACTTTGATGTGTTACTCCGGAAATTCGACCGACCACTGAATTCCGCCGCTGACCAGTATCCACCCCGCCAATAGACGTTATTCCTGCCTGACCTTGAGTTGATGTCCTACCCGAGCGAACTGTTCGAGTTACGAGCCAAATAGAAGTAGCTGACGCCGCAAGCGATTGATCTCCCCAACCTTGCTGACCAAAGCGTTTCTCGAACACGACGTAGTGCTGTAGGAACTAACACCACTGATTGATCGCCAAACCAGAGCCGACACCCGCCCGGGTGAGGTTCATGCCCTCCAGTTTGGTTGCGTAGACCAACTGATCAATCTGCTTAGTTTGATTTGAATCGAAAAACATGATGCAAAGCGCCCAACTTGTGAGCGGGCCCCGACTATTGGATGCTCACGAGTTTCAAATTGCACGTGACTCTCAGGTCACCCACGGAACCTTGGAAAAGGTGGCGGGGACGCTCGGCTTTGAATCAGAAGAATTGGCCGTTCGTTCTGTCGCGATGACGCTGGGTTTGGACTTTGTCGATCTCTCTACGACCGAAGCCGACCTGACCCTGGTTGAGAAATTCCCGGTCAAGCTGATTCACCGCTACGGCGTCTTTCCTCTCAGCCGTAAAGACGATTCTCTGGTTGTGGTGACCGGCAACCCATTCGACTTGCACGCTCTTGACGCCGTCGGTTCAGCCGTCGGCTGCAGCGTGATTCCTGTGGTGGCCCTTCCCTGGGAAGTCGCCAAGCTCGTCAAAGCGAATCTCGGCGTTGGCGCCGAAATGATCGATGGTTTGATTGCGCAGACAGAGACCGACGACGACAACGTCGAGGTTCTCGACGAGTTGGAATGGGATCGTTCCGAAGCATCACAGATGGCGCAGCAGGCGTCGGTGGTGAATCTTGTGAATGAAATCCTGTGCGAAGCGGTCGATGCTCGAACCAGCGATATCCATATCGAATCACAAGCGACCGGCGTGAAGATCCGCTATCGAATCGATGGTGTGCTGCAGACGCAGCCGATGCCACCCGAGATCAACCGCTTCCAAGCCGCAATCATCAGCCGCCTGAAGATCATGGCGAAGATGAATATCGCCGAAAAACGCATCCCACAGGACGGTCGCATCAAGTTGAAGGTGTCACGTCGCGAAGTCGACATTCGCGTTTCCGTGATTCCCATGCTGCATGGCGAAAGCATCGTCATGCGCGTGCTGGACAAAGACGCCATGAAGTTCTCGCTTCGCGGGATCGGCATGGATCAGGATATCTACGATCGCTTCAGTCGAGTGATTCGTCTGCCTCACGGAATCGTGCTGGTGACCGGCCCCACGGGCTCGGGAAAAACGACGACGCTTTATAGCTCGCTGGCCGAAATCAAGGACGAAGAAACCAAGATCATCACGACGGAAGACCCGATCGAGTATCAACTCGACGGGATTAACCAGATCCAGGTTCATGCCAAGGTGGGGATGACATTTGCCGCCAGCTTGCGAGCCATCCTTCGTCACGACCCCGACGTCGTTCTTGTCGGGGAAATTCGAGACCAGGAAACGGCCGAGAACGCGATTCAAGCATCACTGACCGGCCACCTCGTATTCAGCACGCTTCACACGAACGATGCAGCCGGTGCCTTCATGCGACTGGCTGATATGGGCGTCGAACCGTTTCTGGTTGGCAGCACGATCGAAGGTGTGATGGCGCAGCGGCTGGTCCGCACGCTGTGCAAAGCCTGCTGCGCCCCCCATGAGCCCGCCCCCGAAGAAATTCCTGCGGACTTCCCGATGGAGGAAGTACGGAAGAGCGGCCTGCAACTTTTCAAGAATGTCGGCTGCCGCAGTTGTCGCGGAACGGGTTACTCGGGCCGCGTCGGCTTGTACGAATTCCTGGAAGCCAACGATGAAATTCGGTCCATGGTGACGGAACGAGCGTCGTCAACGGCGGTAAAAAAGATTGCGATGAAAAGCGGCATGCGAACGCTGCGACAAGATGGTTGGTTAAAAGTCATGAGAGGTCAGACAACGCTCGCCGAAGTCCTTCGTGCCACGAAGGCCGATTAATTTTCAGATTGGGTTTCCGATGCCGGAATTTACATACACAGCGCGCAACTCGGCCGGGAAGGACGTTTCCGGTTCGATGTCTGCCACCAGCAAGCGAGAAGTCTTCTCGCTGCTGGGGGATCGCGGACTGCATCCGGTACGCGTCGACGAAGCCCGGCCGCCCCTGAGACTTTGGCCGAAATCAAAACGCATTAAGGCCGAACTGCTCGCGAACAACCTGACGCAACTGGCTGACTTGCTGCAGAACGGCGTCTCGTTAATGGCCGCGCTGGATGTGCTTGTCGAGCAATCGTCGAACGAAGTGGTCACCGAGGTGATGCAGGACGTTCGCAACAAGGTCGCTGAAGGTTTGCCGTTCGATGAAGCGTTGGCACGTCATCCCGAAGTCT
This genomic interval from Schlesneria paludicola DSM 18645 contains the following:
- a CDS encoding EF-hand domain-containing protein — protein: MIRIIWASRLSSIFAYLFASGVMGVIQTTIGRWSCAQVRHLLTVVAVWLVITVRSSIGADGQVEVRGPAPEGIAPRNSMKKQASVPSAPTKVVRYAERLLEKYDLNRDGILQKDEWMAMHGHPEFIDINRDGNISLDELNNWVADYGRRKRLGVPFEPEPATEQVVTTTNSPLSKPDATSNPADELASSAASTTTTPLANGDRRRDSKFFVPSNRLPAGLPEWFIAKDLDGDGQLTVSEYSPTSNSQELVDFAKLDANGDGVMTAKECVGKPAAKPAKKVADSANEGSSNDGGQTQAKPSRSRRKASTTP
- a CDS encoding GspE/PulE family protein — translated: MMQSAQLVSGPRLLDAHEFQIARDSQVTHGTLEKVAGTLGFESEELAVRSVAMTLGLDFVDLSTTEADLTLVEKFPVKLIHRYGVFPLSRKDDSLVVVTGNPFDLHALDAVGSAVGCSVIPVVALPWEVAKLVKANLGVGAEMIDGLIAQTETDDDNVEVLDELEWDRSEASQMAQQASVVNLVNEILCEAVDARTSDIHIESQATGVKIRYRIDGVLQTQPMPPEINRFQAAIISRLKIMAKMNIAEKRIPQDGRIKLKVSRREVDIRVSVIPMLHGESIVMRVLDKDAMKFSLRGIGMDQDIYDRFSRVIRLPHGIVLVTGPTGSGKTTTLYSSLAEIKDEETKIITTEDPIEYQLDGINQIQVHAKVGMTFAASLRAILRHDPDVVLVGEIRDQETAENAIQASLTGHLVFSTLHTNDAAGAFMRLADMGVEPFLVGSTIEGVMAQRLVRTLCKACCAPHEPAPEEIPADFPMEEVRKSGLQLFKNVGCRSCRGTGYSGRVGLYEFLEANDEIRSMVTERASSTAVKKIAMKSGMRTLRQDGWLKVMRGQTTLAEVLRATKAD
- a CDS encoding secretin N-terminal domain-containing protein, with translation MDHHKSITVFSRIVAFALFAGILAFGPVSSFGQDGTEPSIESSFVRLADPKIAEALKLTDEQRGKVAGLITARAEAIGKAAPADRPQVIAQNETELSAILNDEQRVLFAKEMTLPRLRFNFRFQRWTDVLEWFAKQSDLSLVLDAPPPGTFNYSDSKEYTTVEALDLLNGVLSTKGYTLIRRGRMLLVIDIQEGIPDGLIPRITPEELEKRGRFELVTVMFPLGDHDPQAVKTEITPLLGPFGKSVLLAQTKQLLVTDTAGIVRAISNVIASMPGNAKPNPQPEPVLGVYPMLDVDAKTAEEVLIKMFPGAKIAADVKAEQINAYASPKDQAAIKATIEQMQAQNPPEKKPRLEVYPVRDQDTAQLMSNLALVAPTARISFDVRERQIVAFATPKDQVNLKAAIEKLATPGAVEKMRQMEVYRLTRAEPSAAMALLQSLLPQAKFSLDSQTRRIVAVATPDDHKAIQGILDQLQSMEPGPDTQSVQFYPLDHPLPPSSLAVLTTLAPKAQITSNLEAKQLQVLASPADQALIKKTLEDLLKGVPPQEKRQMTIYPATQAQRTRFNSILPSLMIEFPDIRAVVETERNEIAIWAKPAQHELLKPILDSLTAEGLDGKKLQLVSHALRSADLTATMTILKTVAPDAKVSFDTANRMLIAIASADDHQSIKDAIEKLQPGDLGTDAPVLRFYPLAQPVPPTALALFTKLTPKATVTLDPEGKWLQVIATAADHVLMKSTLDELVKDLPVQEKREMTIYPATQAQKTRFTSILPSLATDFPDIRSIVEIDRNEIAIWAKPAQHEKLKRLIDSLAAEGMEIQKTELVSHPLRSADLTAAMTILKTVAPNAKVSFDTQNRLLVAVATPEDHQAIKNAIEKLQPGDLGPDAPILHFYPLAHPLPPTALTVFTKLTPKATVTLDPDGKWLQVVATSTDHALIKSNLDQQFKDLPADTPVLRFYPLERQLPASVLTVFTRLAPKASVTPDPDGKWLQVVASAADHALIKRNLDEQFKELPALEKRKMVIYPVSAAQRARFLAALTTLTTDLPDIRVVPDSGANELSIWAKPAQHLVISDILEELKREAPAAERNQLISYPLKFADPTTTSAVLQTLFPGVKINVDTSTNRVLIWTRPADHQAIKQALDELDGENLSESKDRVQVYPIPEIDPEVAAAFLQSVLPKVRLMKDAKARTIVAWGKKADHELIAKTITTMRATANGDQKQRLKIYPAGKINAANMIEVLRVTFPNAKLAVDARTGGLAALGTPAEQEEIESAISQMVAQAIGETGKFVTYRLFKTERKVAIQILTQAVPEAKISSGEDPTQLMAWARPDDHVTIERIITQLESESAPNKNFELKIYSVKSGNATLLQPLIGRAIPKAMVNPSSEPNRMIIWALPTDHALIEQIVKQFDSEHAPDHKIEFYDVHNLDADAALRLVQTLLQKQGTGSTVSLIPGTNQLFVEARPIQHDQIRTALMGLKPVPELEFETFQLETIDPFAAETIVRRMFSNSRTGPAPVVDSDATSQRLYVRGTQEQVARVRELLDKMGEHGSSTPGNTTNRRVRVIPFTGDAAAAVSEIQQIWPKLRSNPLRVAPSPVKSKLLSPRSQTEPDSNALPSSDEPKSLNQPKNPAPAAPTPNQDNTEVHPQRGRKLNAVSPKGKNFSNTVGNRDSKPQEPAHSSVPEMKLVSLKQDADAPPQDNTDAAPPIVIMPRDGTITVFSDDVEALEQLEKLLRALSQPTEIGGRGFAVYALKYAGATSIAETIQKSLRLQAGGGGGGSRTSAPTVVADERLNAIVVHANRADRAAIESLIETLDSSEISNSFAANRPRRIALKHGSATQIQRVLQQVYKTQLSTGGGRKELPIPAGLPPQIAATLQQMNALNTGPLLSLSVDEVTNSIVVMAPAALAEQVTTMIEELDQAALSENAQGMNMISTQRMSSQRAQKVLNQILEKSRQRRP